The genomic stretch TAGGGATGGTGTCAAGTGAAGAAGATAGTTTTCGGAAATATTGTTCCTTGTAAAAACTGATGGTATGTTATTTATCACTCTTTCGTTCGATCGTAATTTCTTACTATAGAGAATATAATTTATTGTTACGAAGAAAAAGTCAAGGTTTGTTGAAAAATCGTTATAGATTTTTTATTTATTCGATCAGGATACCTGAGAATTTGTGCGGAATCGCACCGGTTTATTATTCCAAATATTATTTTATTGCAAAATTCTCAAAAAAGGAAAAAAATGAATTCAGAATTTCCATACATGGAAGTCGATTTAGACCGGGTCAAAGACAATTTATTTAAGATATGTAAAAAAACATGCAAAAAAACCGAACAGGTAATCGCAGTTGTCAAAGATAATTCCTATGGATTGGGTGCGGCGGCGGTCGCAAAAGTTTTGCAGAATACGGGAGTAGTTTGGTTTGCCGTCGCTGCGGTTGACGAGGCGCTTTTTTTGAGAGAAAACGGTATCACTGGCGATATTTTGGTTTTGGGAATTACCGATGAAAATTGTTTTAAAGCCGCATCACAGCATAATATTACGCTTTCTATTATCGACCGAACGCAGTTATCTGTTATAGAAAAAAATTACAGAGATTGTAATTTCAAATGGCATTTAAATATTGATACGGGAATGCATCGTGACGGAATTATGTACGATTGGATTTTGAACGGTAACACAGAATTTGTCGAAAAATTAGTGAAACTTAAATCTGTAATAAACGGAGTTTACACACACTTTCATTCTTCCGACAGCAAAAAGCAAAAAAGTGTCGTTTTGCAACAAAATAATTTCAAAAAAGCGATTTCCGCTTTGCAAAACGCAGGATTTAATTTTGATATAATTCATGCTTCAAATAGCGGTGCGTGCGCTTATTCAAATGTCGGCGAAAACGAATATATACGTCCGGGAACTCTGCTTTATGGATGCCGTCCGGATCCAAACAGAGATACAGGAATTGATGTTTACGAAGCGGTTAAAATTTGCTCGCGCATAAGTAGTGTTCGATACGTAAAAAAGGGACAAGGCGTAAGTTACGGAAATATTTGGAAAGCGCCGGAAAATACGAAAATCGCAACGATCCAGATAGGCTATGCCGACGGATTCCCAAGAGTGATAAGCAAAACCGCATTCGTGATTATCAAAGGCAAAAAATACCCTGTCGTAGGCCGAATAACTATGGATTACATTATGGCAAATATCGGCAGTGAAACGGAAATAAACGTCGGCGACGAAGTCGTTATCGCCGGAAAAAGCGACAATCTACAGATTAGTGTTGACGAATTGGCGCAAAATGCGCGGACAATCGGATACGAAT from Chitinispirillales bacterium encodes the following:
- the alr gene encoding alanine racemase encodes the protein MNSEFPYMEVDLDRVKDNLFKICKKTCKKTEQVIAVVKDNSYGLGAAAVAKVLQNTGVVWFAVAAVDEALFLRENGITGDILVLGITDENCFKAASQHNITLSIIDRTQLSVIEKNYRDCNFKWHLNIDTGMHRDGIMYDWILNGNTEFVEKLVKLKSVINGVYTHFHSSDSKKQKSVVLQQNNFKKAISALQNAGFNFDIIHASNSGACAYSNVGENEYIRPGTLLYGCRPDPNRDTGIDVYEAVKICSRISSVRYVKKGQGVSYGNIWKAPENTKIATIQIGYADGFPRVISKTAFVIIKGKKYPVVGRITMDYIMANIGSETEINVGDEVVIAGKSDNLQISVDELAQNARTIGYELMCKFGGLMNHKYILNGQVISFHKRELF